The following coding sequences lie in one Maniola jurtina chromosome 11, ilManJurt1.1, whole genome shotgun sequence genomic window:
- the LOC123869725 gene encoding uncharacterized protein LOC123869725: MHHGGVELTVNELRQRYWITRIRPTVKSVIRNCPICKLRKAKPMTPSTGDLPPARLSHHTRPFSYTGLDYFGPMEVTVGRHREKRWVALFTCLTMRAIHLEVVTSLSADSAIMALRRFLARKGVPTELWTDNATCFKAADRELKEAAEEIINATKEEASARCIRWCNVPSAAPFMAGAWERLVRSVKESLRVTLHEKHPSDETLATLLAEAENIVNSRPLTHVPVTPDEPEALTPNHILLGPNSHVPAPGRFSEKDESARKLWRRAQHLADEFWRRWVKEYLSQLQQRREPYHTGSHPKVGDLVIICDPNLPRNVWPRGRVSRVYPGPDDEVRVVDVTTSNGHVLKRPSKRIVVLPVLEPHAATGGRNVHDEPRSDARPVK; the protein is encoded by the coding sequence ATGCATCACGGCGGCGTCGAGTTGACTGTGAACGAGTTACGACAACGATACTGGATCACGCGAATACGACCTACGGTGAAAAGTGTTATAAGGAACTGTCCGATATGCAAATTAAGAAAAGCGAAGCCAATGACACCGTCGACGGGGGACCTACCACCGGCGCGACTCAGTCATCATACAAGGCCATTTTCATACACGGGCCTTGACTACTTTGGACCGATGGAAGTAACCGTCGGCAGGCACCGCGAGAAACGATGGGTGGCGCTCTTCACATGTCTTACGATGAGAGCTATACATCTTGAGGTTGTGACGTCACTGAGCGCGGACTCAGCGATCATGGCGCTGCGCAGATTCCTGGCGAGAAAGGGCGTTCCGACTGAACTGTGGACCGACAATGCCACGTGTTTTAAAGCTGCCGACCGCGAGCTCAAGGAGGCAGCCGAGGAGATCATCAACGCGACCAAGGAGGAGGCCAGCGCACGCTGCATCCGCTGGTGCAACGTCCCGAGCGCGGCACCGTTCATGGCCGGCGCGTGGGAACGATTGGTGCGGTCGGTGAAGGAAAGCCTACGCGTCACGCTGCATGAGAAGCATCCAAGCGACGAGACCCTGGCTACACTACTTGCCGAGGCGGAGAACATCGTCAATTCCCGTCCACTCACACATGTACCAGTGACGCCGGATGAACCCGAGGCGCTGACTCCAAACCACATACTATTGGGGCCAAACAGCCACGTACCAGCACCAGGGCGGTTCTCAGAAAAGGACGAGTCTGCGAGAAAATTATGGAGGCGCGCACAGCATCTGGCGGACGAGTTTTGGAGACGTTGGGTGAAGGAGTACCTTTCCCAGCTACAACAGCGGCGGGAGCCCTACCATACCGGCTCTCACCCCAAAGTCGGCGATCTAGTCATCATCTGCGATCCAAACCTACCCAGGAACGTATGGCCACGAGGACGAGTATCTCGAGTATATCCAGGGCCGGACGACGAAGTACGCGTCGTGGACGTGACGACGAGCAACGGGCACGTGCTGAAAAGACCAAGCAAGAGGATCGTCGTGCTACCAGTATTAGAGCCGCATGCTGCGACCGGCGGGAGAAATGTGCACGACGAACCGCGCTCCGATGCAAGACCGGTGAAATAA
- the LOC123869726 gene encoding uncharacterized protein LOC123869726 → MPTTRSQANASENIVPVSENHPGGVRSTTSRPTATSGVRDSVSRPTAASSRDTSAATSESAERTTTSEGTDRTTTSGSTTSTENSKKNTTSSNVTAKPTGDSGRAMSTKSHRSGSRKLKEAELKEKLAALKLEEIRASIALAQAQLEKHHAAATDEEDLASASENEDEGKEERSSHVQEWLEGKSEKVNNEGRGQGARSRHDDGKCEHREEENRPARQPLNVDVTSLATALSQAVRTTRDAPKYLQELPVFNGQSGSWLTFRAAYEETKGLFSKTENVSRLRRSVKGAAHEAISSLLISSPDPKNIMEALERRFGRPDALAISEIQKIKSLGKLSDSPRDLCIFANKVSNIIATLEALKKIQYMYNPELVKATIEKLTPILRKAWYDYAAKEKEDIPDLKKLATFLNEEADKCGAYAQPEDISGYNERYTKKRIEHTYSTKEQNTKKEQCPVCKLDHQLPECKRFRDVNTNERWEIVKKHRICFLCLRSPHRRSTCRAKKCGHDGCSMSHHRLLHHKKREASPSPPSPVVAEVTSTVEIVENASNRSRQAYLKIAPVTLTGPTGARVDTYALMDDGSTITLIDENLAEILELDGPRDPMWVQGLNETVRHENSRRVDVKIRGRFNEEEFTLRSARTVQRLMFTKQNIEQRELRDCAHLQEIEDKLIYKNASPKILIGQDNWELLSALEIRTGRRDQPVASNTRLGWVLHGCRTSYHEDVAFCGHIILKEQDNKMENMRKEFFDIEALGISPRRQKSDPEERAMKIQKENSRRLPDGRFETSLLWKQDDFVVPNNYDDAFKRLKTLEKKLDRDPVLKEIRRNEKKTYKTESRRRS, encoded by the coding sequence ATGCCTACAACGCGGTCTCAAGCCAACGCGTCGGAAAATATTGTTCCAGTCAGTGAGAATCATCCCGGCGGTGTGAGAAGTACCACTTCAAGACCTACTGCCACCAGCGGTGTGAGGGACTCCGTCTCAAGACCTACTGCTGCATCAAGCCGCGACACGTCAGCGGCCACATCGGAGAGTGCAGAACGCACCACAACCTCCGAGGGTACAGATCGTACCACCACAAGTGGATCAACCACGTCCACGGAAAATTCCAAGAAAAACACGACATCTTCTAACGTCACGGCAAAACCAACAGGGGACTCCGGGCGCGCCATGTCGACGAAGTCACATCGCTCCGGGTCAAGAAAGCTGAAAGAAGCTGAATTGAAGGAAAAACTGGCCGCCCTGAAGTTAGAAGAGATCCGAGCATCTATCGCTCTCGCTCAAGCACAATTGGAAAAGCATCACGCTGCCGCTACGGACGAAGAGGACCTGGCGTCAGCGTCGGAAAATGAAGATGAAGGAAAAGAGGAACGTTCTAGCCACGTTCAAGAATGGCTGGAGGGAAAATCAGAAAAGGTGAACAATGAAGGACGAGGACAGGGCGCTCGCAGTCGACACGACGACGGGAAATGCGAACACCGGGAAGAAGAAAACCGGCCTGCGCGTCAGCCACTCAACGTGGATGTTACCTCACTGGCAACAGCTCTCAGTCAAGCAGTACGGACGACGAGAGACGCACCGAAGTACCTCCAGGAGCTGCCGGTGTTCAATGGGCAATCCGGTAGTTGGCTAACGTTTCGCGCTGCTTATGAAGAAACCAAGGGGTTATTTTCAAAAACGGAAAATGTATCAAGACTGCGCCGCAGCGTCAAGGGGGCGGCGCATGAAGCTATCAGCAGTCTACTCATCAGCTCACCAGATCCCAAGAATATCATGGAAGCTCTGGAAAGAAGATTTGGGAGACCTGATGCATTGGCAATAAGCgaaatacagaaaataaaatcgCTTGGAAAATTAAGTGATAGCCCACGTGACCTATGTATATTTGCAAATAAAGTATCGAATATAATAGCTACATTGGAAGCCTTGAAGAAAATTCAATATATGTACAATCCAGAGTTAGTGAAGGCCACGATAGAAAAATTAACGCCGATTTTACGAAAAGCGTGGTATGACTATGCTGCGAAGGAAAAGGAGGACATTCCTGATTTGAAGAAACTCGCGACATTTTTAAATGAAGAGGCGGACAAGTGCGGAGCGTACGCGCAACCTGAAGACATCTCAGGGTATAATGAGAGGTATACGAAGAAGAGGATCGAGCACACCTACTCCACGAAAGAGCAGAATACCAAGAAGGAACAATGTCCTGTTTGCAAATTAGACCACCAGTTACCCGAGTGCAAACGCTTCCGTGACGTCAACACGAACGAACGCTGGGAAATTGTAAAGAAGCATCGTATCTGTTTCCTATGTCTAAGAAGCCCGCATCGTCGGTCTACGTGCAGGGCCAAGAAGTGTGGTCACGACGGCTGCAGTATGTCGCATCATCGACTTCTCCATCACAAGAAAAGAGAGGCTTCACCGTCGCCGCCATCGCCGGTCGTCGCTGAAGTCACGTCTACGGTGGAAATCGTGGAAAACGCCAGCAATAGAAGCCGACAAGCATACTTGAAGATTGCACCGGTCACGCTCACGGGACCCACCGGGGCCCGCGTCGATACCTACGCCCTTATGGACGACGGCAGCACTATCACGTTGATCGACGAAAACCTGGCGGAAATATTGGAGCTCGATGGGCCGCGGGATCCTATGTGGGTACAAGGCCTTAATGAAACAGTGAGGCACGAAAATAGCCGACGCGTCGACGTCAAGATACGAGGACGGTTCAATGAAGAAGAGTTTACGTTACGAAGCGCCCGCACAGTACAACGCCTTATGTTTACGAAACAGAATATCGAACAAAGAGAACTAAGGGACTGCGCACACCTACAGGAAATTGAAGATAAATTGATATACAAGAACGCGAGCCCGAAGATACTTATCGGTCAAGATAACTGGGAGTTATTGTCGGCATTGGAGATCCGTACCGGTCGTCGAGATCAACCGGTGGCTTCAAATACACGACTAGGATGGGTTCTACACGGATGTCGCACGTCATATCACGAGGACGTTGCCTTCTGTGGTCACATTATACTCAAGGAACAAGATAACAAAATGGAAAATATGAGGAAGGAGTTCTTCGACATTGAAGCTCTCGGTATCAGTCCCAGAAGACAGAAGAGTGATCCAGAGGAACGCGCGATGAaaattcaaaaggaaaatagtaGAAGATTGCCCGATGGCCGCTTCGAAACTTCGTTGCTATGGAAACAAGATGACTTCGTTGTACCTAACAACTACGATGACGCCTTCAAGCGATTGAAGACTTTAGAAAAAAAGTTAGACCGCGATCCGGTTCTCAAGGAAATACGACGCAACGAAAAGAAAACGTACAAAACCGAATCCCGCAGAAGATCCTAA
- the LOC123869727 gene encoding spidroin-1-like — protein MGSGDRAGIFGGVKAGVFSPLLCGGEGKRPTAMLCCGAGKRGARGDGERVAGAAGWSDARGAAVGVVAGAGAGAARGAALASARDAAAPGSARDGAVRDSADGAAARGSGQGATARRSARGAEARGSAARGSAARGSAELAGQEMAGSDEAGEEGAGESASGLAAKDSSPAPTAGLCRAAAARAARVAWPDAIIASRVSDDRTNTLRRMGRGRVARRCGSGGGGMKHFPRVTTGFLNACAQRESRTRERYRSAGGRNGGGPCLA, from the coding sequence ATGGGTTCCGGAGACAGGGCCGGCATATTTGGTGGAGTGAAGGCCGGTGTTTTCTCTCCTCTCCTTTGCGGCGGAGAGGGAAAACGGCCCACAGCGATGTTGTGCTGTGGGGCCGGGaagcgcggcgcgcgcggcgacGGAGAGAGAGTCGCCGGCGCGGCGGGTTGGAGCgatgcgcgcggcgcggcggtcggTGTGgtcgcgggcgcgggcgcgggtgcggcgcgcggGGCGGCGCTCGCGTCAGCGCGGGACGCGGCCGCTCCCGGGTCGGCGCGGGACGGCGCAGTGCGGGACTCGGCAGACGGCGCGGCTGCGCGCGGGTCGGGGCAAGGCGCCACGGCGCGGAGATCGGCGCGGGGCGCGGAAGCGCGCGGGTCGGCGGCGCGCGGATCGGCGGCGCGCGGGTCGGCTGAGCTAGCCGGCCAGGAGATGGCCGGCAGCGATGAGGCCGGGGAGGAAGGAGCCGGCGAAAGTGCGAGTGGGCTCGCGGCGAAGGACTCTTCGCCGGCGCCCACTGCCGGGCTGTGCAGGGCTgctgcggcgcgggcggcgagaGTCGCCTGGCCCGACGCGATAATAGCCTCTAGGGTGTCCGATGATCGGACGAACACCCTGCGGCGGATGGGGCGCGGGCGCGTCGCGCGGCGCTGCGGAAGCGGCGGTGGCGGCATGAAGCACTTTCCGCGCGTTACCACCGGCTTCTTGAACGCATGCGCACAGCGCGAGTCGCGGACGCGAGAGCGCTATCGGAGCGCTGGCGGACGAAACGGTGGCGGTCCTTGCCTGGCGTGA